The nucleotide sequence CGCCAATTCTAAAGAGGAAGGTCCATGATCATTTTTTTTCAAAAGGTTGATAAGAGATTTGTAATCTGTGTTTTGATTATAATAATCCATATTATAATCTCGTCTGTTTGGATCACAGTTAGATTATTTCAGCTAATTATTATAATCACAGTGGATCCAAACAGGTCCTTAGCGCCCTGCAGGAGTGCAGGGTGCAGGCCCCACACAACTTAAAAAGCTCAAAGTACACCACTAGCAGCTGCACACAAACACAATAGATCCCAACTAGGAAAAAAAATACCCACTTCAATAAGGGCAACAAGGAAACATACAGGAGAAGAGAAAAAAGTGATTAGCCGAAGACATCCCAAACGACGCTAGAAACACCACCCGTAATGAGGTTTACTCACCGCTAAGGAGTGTTACAAAGGCACCTCTTCCTGTTGCTTTGCCAGGTTTTGAAAGTCCGATTTATACCATTCCACAAATTACACCAAAAATAGATAATGAGCCCATCAGTAAACTTCCTTTCGCTCTTGTCAAATTTGGTTCTGACCCGCCGCCACCTTTTGTAAATCGAACCATTAAGGCAAATGTTCAGAAAATTTGAGAAATTTCCCCATTGGACCACTTCGTTCAAAACTCATGGTAATTTTGGTAATCACCCATGTTTCATTTCGATAGTTTCATGGTTTCAGCCGACGTGCAGATAAGGAAGGAAATTTTGACTATCATAATAGGGAAAATCAACAAACTGATCAGCTTAACACCTCAAATGCTTCCTCGCTGACTCAGAGGTATGTGAATTGTAATGTTGTGCACAGTATAGATATTAGAGTCCATGTGATTAATCTATAATCTCTGTGCTGTATTGTTTTCCCTAGCCATCCTTGTCACGAAGAAGGAATTTCTACCAATTGCTCAAAGGTTGGTGAACAAACGGATCAGCTTAACTCCAGGTACATGATAGTTATTCACCTTAATTTGGAGATAATGTAAGGTTCATTACAATTTTATAAATCACCCATTCCCATTTCTGTAATTGATGGTTCAGCCCATACATAGAAAAGGAAGAAACTTTTGACAGTCATGGAAGGAAAAATCAACAAACAGATCATCTTACCATTTCAAGTCCTTATTTGCCACGCAGGTATGTGATTTCTTCATCTTTGTTGTGTGATAAGTAAATATTGTAGTTCGTATGATTAATATATAATTTCTGTGTTTTTCGTCTTAGCCTACATTCTCAAAAAGAAGAAATTTCCACCAATAGCTCAAGGGATGACCAGCAAATAGATCAGCTTCACACTTCAGGTTCTTCTTCCTTGCCACTGGGGTATATCATGTTTCTTCTCCGTCTTAAGATATTAAAAACCTACTGGTTACTTAAAGTATTCTTTAATCCTTGATTTCTGTAATTGTAAATTGAGTCTCTCGTGACTAAGCATTCATATGACAAAGAAATATCTAAGAATCGTGAAAGGTATGATCAACGAAGAGATTCACGATTTTTCATAGGTCTTGGTTAATAAGTACCGATATGAATTGGTATGGGGATGGCCCGATCTTCGGTCGAAGAATCGAAGATAACTTGCTGCGAACAGTGgggtaactagctttatacctgtccaaggttggatgcgaccaagcgacggggagagaggcaccgaaaccgcaaagacttcgactcgatctccgaacgaTGGTAGAACCACAATCCGGAACTAATCCACACAAAACGGTGCAGCCGTACTGGAAATCGTAGAGCACGAACTAGGGGAACCCAGAGGGATCACTTCACAAGTccaagaagaacaaggaagaacaaaggTTTGAGTAAGGCACTCAGCAGCTTGGCTGCAATATCATGTagtttatcaaatcatcaaaaggtTCATAATAGCTTAGAGTAggggatatttatactaggaggGATGTTTATCAGATCCTAGTTGGGTGTGAAAACAAAATAGAGTTTCTGAGGATAGGCTATGTGAAAGGTCACCACGAGAAGGACTCCCGAAGTGGTCTCGCGTGACTGTTGGCCTCCTGAGCCATCTCCACTAATCCGGTCATAATTCtttattgggaagtccaaatGATGAACCATTTGTTGAGTGTAAAAGTAGACTCGAAGAGCTTTCCAGTCATGTGCAGCATGCACCACGAAACTTTATAGATTGTTACAGTTTTGCACCGGAATTTGAACCACCATTCTGTCCCGAGAAGACTATTGACCTTCTGAGCAGTCTTCACTAATCTGCTCATATCTCAGCATTGGGAAGTCCAAAATACTTGGAACTTATGCCATTGGAAACTAgatttgataagatttccaaaatgtcttcataGGCCTCCAAAGCTTCAAGGAATCAAGAGTTATGAATGTTCCTTTCAGCTGGCCCATTTTTCATTGTACTTGTCCGATCTGATGGTCCGTTTTTCACTGTGCTGGTCCGATGTAGAGTAACTTCCTCCTCTTTATTTGTAAGCCTAAGTACAACCAAAGTAGAACACTTAGGTGGTATAACATTCTCAAATATGTTAAAGTTAACTTCGGTAAGGAGCGAGTTCACCTCTTTTTGAGTAATTTTGCACGGTTACGAGTAATTGGACCTTCATACATATGTGAAACTTGAGTAACCGGTGGCATGTCCTCATCGGTCCTTTTGGGAGACAGTATAATGTAAAGGTTCTAGGTCATTGAACAATCATTATTTTTTTGGCGAAACTGAACAGTCATTAATTAATCGTCTTCTCCTTTATCCCATCATTCCAGCTGTCATCCAGACATAGAAGAAATTTCCAGAGCTTGCCAAGGGGAAGAAATGGAATCAGATCAGCCTGACACATCAAGCTGCCCTGCTGATCAGTTAGTTCTGCTTGGTTTTTCTTAAGTGTCGAAGAGAAGGTAGCATATAATGAAGTATCAAAATAAGCCATTTTTTATTAGGCGCATCATGGATGCATAACATGTTTCCTTTGCTTCTGATGACCAATTTGCTACGCTTGTTGGGCAGGACTTCATGCAAAAGTTTGCAAGTTGGACCAACGCGACGCTGGCGAAAGAGAGGGCCGAAAATGTGGCCCATGTCGTTTTGGGCAAAGGTGCTGGTACCTCATGGAGCAGATCATTTGAAGTCCTTATGGCAATACTGCTTGGGAAATGGGTTATTCATTTCGAATGTTAGTATTTAACCTTTCTGTTGCTTGATCATTTCCATATATGAGCTATTatactactctctctctctctctctctctctctctcttttgttctGTCTCTACATTTTAGTTCTTGTTTGAACAAGCTGCTGGATCTTATCTCCTTCATTCAGTCCTGGTCCGGTGCTGATGCTTTTGACCTTGCTCTTTTAGGGGGTCGCGGACAGCTTGCAGCTCGCTCCAGGTCCAGAGGCTTCTTATGAGGTAGTAGCATCCACCATGGATTCACTCGGGACAATCAACGGGCCGAAGCAGGGCACAATCCGAGCAAGTGAAGGGGTATGTAGTAGCATTCAACAAAGGACATCATTCACTCATGCGTGGACCTAGGCTGATCGCTGCGTTCTGATTCTTCACTTCACTTGATATGCTTGCAGACACCGAAACTGTTTTCGGGACTGTGCTTCTGCCTGAGTGACTTCATGAGCCCTGACAACAGAGACCGCACGCGAGACCTCATAGCAGCCGCCGGAGGGCGGGTGCGGGAGAAGCGCGACCTGCGCCTGCTACTGGAAAATCCTGACCGCTCTTCGTCTTCGGTGAAGCCGAGGCCCTGCTACTTCGTGTACGACGTCGACCCGCCCGGAGAGTTCCGCTCGGGCTCGCTGCAGGAGGAGGTCAGAGAGCAGGCGGCGGCTGGTGCGCAGGTGATCTGCCACCTCACGGTGTTGGATGCCGTCGCGGCGTATGACGCGGAGATCCTCCTGACCGTGAAGAAGGGCCGCTTCGTCACGTCGTAAATGTGCGCATGGGCCGGGGAACGGGACTTCGGCGATGATAGAGGATTTTTCCTTTTGCTCTGCCAAGGACGACGAAGGCTAGTCGATGACGATGTTGATCTTGATCACCCGTTGTTGCTTTGGCACTTGCTCTAGTCAAATCAGTATGCAGTTGGATCTCTGTACTCTCTGTGCCCGCAACAACTATGAATGTGGATCTAGGTTATAGGGTGCAGGAGTGATTATTTGGTGATATGTAACATGTTAATGCTCTGTACTTACGAGACATGGTAATGCCTGAAAACCACCCGTCGGCTGTCGCACTGCACTGTCCGACACTCCGACTTCTTTGAGCAACAAATGGGACCAGAATTTCACCCCTCACCCTGAGGCACTCCAACTCAGGAAAAAAAGAAACTCCCACAGTCAAACGATCGTAGCGCACATCTCAAATCCAAAGTCATGAattatatatttttatgaaacTCAAAACGATCAAAACATTTACTGATTTTTACATCACAGTCATCGCAGGATGACTGCATGTCGCAACAGTAAAATGAAGAAAATAGTCAATTTTACCTCCGGAACTATTCTCAAAGTCTATTTTTCCTCCCTAAACTCTAAAACGAGGTAAACCACATATCTCAACTTTTAAAATCGTTCATTTTACCTCTCTGATCCGGTTATAGGTGGTTTTCAAAGgtgattttgtatttttttttctttttaatttattGCAGCTGAATTTTTGAAAAGTtgtagtaaatcacagaaaaatcataaaataaaaaatccaatTTTATGAGACTCCATATGAGTAAATTtacacaatgaatatataatatggtatgttttagtataaagtttttgcttTAGCTTTAGATTTATGATTTTCTACAATTAATTCAAAGcttgagtttctatggtccaattatggtgaaatttttatggtgggctaattataacatttttactacagttaaagcatacaatagttagaccaccataaaattttcaccacaattggatgtcatatcggatgtttcgggaatgtcggaaggggttttcggatactaataaaaaaactaattacatagctcgcctggaaactgcgagacgaatttattaagcctaattaatccatcattagcgcgtgctagttactgtagcacttatggctaatcatagaCTGATTAGTcttaaaacgttcatctcgcgattttcaaccaaactatgcaattagttttttttcgtctatatttaatactctatgcatgtgctgTAAGATTCGATGTGTTAATTTGGGGTAAAAATTTTttagaactaaaccaggccttacctgtcgacgggagaaggaagaaacGATCCCAGCAAAAGTCTCTTACCCATTGGATAATCCACACCCAATGGACATTACCCTTATGGGTAATTGAGGATAGATAATTAACGGATATGTGTACGGGTGACCCCGAAGCTTCCCCACCGGCATCGTTGCATCGCTCAATACAATATTCCCATCCATCTCCAGAATCACAAAATCAATAGGAACTATATGTTCATCAACTATGACCGCTACATTCTCTGCTATTTCATTCATCTGGGTAGCGAATTGAACTAAGCGGCCTGCGATGAGAAGGGGAGGCAAGAAATTTTATAGAAGTATGTGACGCTTTCGTCAGATTTATTCATGAGAAGGGAGGCGAATGAAGTCGCCTGCCTGAAGCaacgacgatggcccatctgccCGTACTTTATATATAAAATAGAACTATATATAAGCACCTAGAACCAAGTTAGCTAACATGTGGTGTTAATGTGTGATTGATTATGTATGATGAAAAGAATTGAACCCTATTTCTATGTGGGGGGCCTATATATATTTTGTTGGACGAGAAATTCAGAATCGGGGATACAGATCGAAACCTGGAACCAAGAAGAAACGGAAAAGCAGCAGCGAAAGGAGGAGCCAAGGGACTACGTGCCACCCTGCAATGATGGCCACTTGGGCTGGTAAGCATCATTATAGGTGCTACGCTAATGGTACCCTACCCTCCCATTTTTAACTAATATAAGCCAGCCATCCATAGCCCATAGAGATCTTGTTTAGTTTCTTCCCCTAAATTAACTTTAGTTCccatcacatcggatgtttagacacatgaatggagtattaaatatagactaaaaaaataattaattgtacagattgcgactactttacagatgaatttttaagcctaattagtccatgatttatgtaatttattttattattactatccaaacactCCCATATAACAATCCCAAATAACAACCGATGTGACATCTCTAATCTTTAGCTTCTAGATTTAAACACCAACTCAGTTCACCGTTTATAGTACTACTATAGTTTAAATGCAATGGGAGGCTTCAGGTAGGTAGTTTATAAAGCCACTGAAGTACGGAGTACTATACTGTCTgccacactactacaaaaacgatttTGCGCAGCGTTCCACTTTTACACTCTGTGGCGGGCtcctatttttgcccgctgcggtaaatcccacgatttaccgcggcgggcattttttatttaccgtggcgagcatttttgcccgccgcggtaaatcgatttaccgtggcggacgtcctAAGACGTCCGCCTTGAAAAATACCCTATTTTCCGAGGCGGACGTCTTaggacgtccgccacggtaaatggatttaccatggcgggcgtCCTACGAgacccgcctcggttaaggccgTGGCCCAAAAGGCCCAACGAAGCCCGATAGCCGTCTTCACATATAAATACGTAGTCTTTAGGTTTCTGCCTCAGACCAAACAAGTCCGAACAAGTCCACACCTCTGTCCCTCTCCTTCGGTCGCACCCTCTCCGTCGTCCTCGCGtgcacctccctccctctccttccatCGCACCCCCTCCCTCCCCGTCGTCCTTCCTCTCCTTCCGTCGGCAGGGCGCGGTGGCGCCCGACTCCGGTGGCGGGCACGGAGGCACCCACGGCGGTTCGCGGGGCCACGGCGGGTCGCGCGGGGCCACAATGGGTCGCGCAGGGCCACGGCGTCGTGCGGGGCCACAGCGGCGCGCGGGACGGCGACGCGGGTGGCGTGGGCGACGTTGGCGCCCGGGGCGGCGGCGCAGGTCGCGTGGAGCCATGGCGGCGAGCGGGCGGAGGTGGCGCGGTGCGCGCGGGCTGGCTgcctccttccccttcttctccggTGTCGAAGCGGATCCACGGCCCAGATCCGACGACAGCGGGCCGCCTCCACCTCCGGCGACGGCGGATCTGGAGGCGCGGGCAAGATCGAGGTAATGGCACCGCCGTATCCTCTACCTCACTCTCTTTCTCCATCTCTCCTAGCTCCTCTCCCTCACTCCCTCTTTCCTTCCTCTCTCTTTCCATACAGGGAGGTGGATCTGGGAGGTAGAGGCCGGTCTTGCCCATCTCCGGCGGCAGCGGGGCCGTGGCTCTCCGATGCGAGGCCGACTAGATCCGGCGTGAAGAGGTGGAGGCAATCGGATCCAggaacgacgacggcgacgatgcGAAGATCCCGGCGGCACTAGGGTTGCGGGCTGGGATTGGACTCGCTGGCGGGCTCGGGATCTGGGCTCGCCGATGggctttgggttttttttttgtttttttcctcagctttaccgtggcggacgttcTAAAGTGCCCGCCGTTGCTAATAGGTTTACTGCAGCGGGCACTGGCGCCCGCCGCGGTGGATTcacgatttaccgtgaccttctCACCCCGGCGGACGcgtttgcccgccgcgggaaaccaaAATTGCCCGCTGCAGTTAagcattctgtagtagtgccagCAGCAGTTGCATTTTCCATTCTCAACAGATCCTCTAGAAGTTGCAAAACCTGTTCACCGCATTGCAGACAAGGTGAACCGGAGCACGCCATGGCAGTGGCGCTCGTCTCGTTCATCGATGAGTTTGTCCGGCGAAACATGTTGTCATGCAAGTCTGAGCCCTTGAACGGCCAGGTCAAACCCTAGGGGCTAGGATGACTGGCAGTGGCAGCAGATCACAGGTCCGGGTCAGCTCCGATCCTCGCCACGTCGGACATGGGAGTGAGAGCTCTGATTTTTTTTCCTGAAATGGCCGAATCTTCTGGCCAGACCCCTGTTAAAAAGAGGCAAGTACCAAGTGGCGCCGCGGGCTCTTGATCCGATACATAGCAAGAGACAAGGGTGCCTGATGCATGAGGAGAAGTTAACAATGCAGAATCATGATTGTATGCATACGCTTTTATGGTCACCAGGGGCGAAGCCAGCTAAAACATGACCCTGGTTCACACTATATTGAATATAAAAGGAGCTAGCGTATACATTTCTAAAGGAAATATATGGAAATTTTGAAACAGGTATTAACAAATTTTTAACATGGCTTCGCCCCTGATGGTCACCTATCTTATTAGCAGCTCAAGTTTTTGCGCTGAAAGCTCAGAGGAATATTTTCTGTAGGAAAAAGCTGAGAGGAATATTTATGCTAAATTCTCATCGGTCCTAAACTTTTGGGCGCATAAGATGAACATACATGACGGTCTTGTTCTACGGCACTACTTCACCAGTACTTTTCTacgaacgaacagtatttttctcacacaaTAAATTAGGATACGCATCAGTACAAGGTTCAGTTAtttctttttttccaagtttTCCTTCCTCTGAGTCCGGACCACACACAGTCGATCTGCGTCTTTTAATTTAAAGCTGGGAGGAAAAGTTGTTCAAAGGCGATCCACCCGACCACCCCATTTAACAAAGCAAGTACGCTCAGGCATTAGCCCGCCCGCCTAGTACCTTCCCGCTAACAAATTGAAAAGACGCCGAAAACACTACAGAGATCGATTAGGCTACTACCACTAGGTGTAATCGACATAAAGAATCCCCAATTAGCCTAACGTGGAGCTGAAATTCCTACTTCTTCCTGCAACTTTTGATCAGTAAACTCTAGGGTGAAGGTAGACAATAAGGAGggtgaaaaaaataaataaatcagcTCATCATTGTACAACGAACGACAAAGAACATGCaatcaccatgttcgcttgatcgtatcaaccATACTTATCagcatgatacaatgtttttctctcataacaaaatagcatcagccggcttataagtgAAGAACTGGTTGCCCCTGGTACGGTACGATGTGCCAGTGACAGCCCGGCCCTGCAACACGGAGCCCATCCTGCTCATCCGATCCCCAGCACAAACCCTGCAAGATCCATCTTGACTTTTGCACGGCCACTCGGGTCCCTCTTTCACATGTCCAATTCCAATCCCAATTCAAGGCCGATGGATGATGCATCAGCATAACCTTCTTTCATTTCAACCACACAAAAGCTGCTTTCATTTTCGTAGAGAACTCGAGAGCAGTGCCAGACCATTGCAGCTGCGGCGCATATTCCCAAGCAAACTCCTGATCAAAACCTGGTGACACACCTCAGATTAGGATATTTAACTGAGGAATTAGCAGCATCTTAAAATATCGCAACTGCTGCATTCCTTGTTTGGCCTCTACTCCTGGCCGctctccttctctctcctccGTCCAAAGCCCCAACCACCTCGCCATGATATAAGTAGAGCGAGCCACCACACCAAAGGGCCATTTCCACACGAAGTTAGGTGGCCAAAGTGTTTGTAACCAACCCAACCCCTCTTCTTCTTGTCCACTGAACCTTTCAGACTCCCGTTTTAGCATAGTCACCGAGACAAAGGGGAAGCTTTGGCTTGGCCTGGCCAGGATGAAGTTTATGAAACTCGGCACCCGGCCGGACACCTTCTTCACCGCCGACTCCGTGAGGTGCCGTGTGATTGCGATCTCGCTTCGCTTCGATCAGGTTCTGTGTGCTTTCATGGTGGTCTGATTGTGTGGTGTCCTTGTGCATGCGTCGTCGTCCAGGACTGTCTGCACGGAGGTGGCCACGGACCTGCAGATCCTCGTGGATAACTGCCTCTACCATCTCCACAAGGTAATTAATTAACTCGAGGATCAGAGATTATTTCCACCCTTTATTCAGTTTTCATCACAAGCATGATTCAGAAACTGAATCTTTAGGATCGTCCCATAATGGGATTCCGTCTAGAAAATGGAATGAGCGCCTTtgtctttttttgttttgtttctgaTGAGTTCCCCGATCTTGAATTCAATGTCTGAGATTCTTGGTTTCTTGGCATTGTCCTGTGCATGAACGCCGCAGTTCCCTCTGCTCTCGAAATGCATGCTCCTGCAAGCGCTCTGCGCCGACGCCGGCGACGTCGTCGAGCTCCCGGGATTCCCGGGCGGCGCGGAGGCGTTCGAGGCCTGCACCAAGTTCTGCTACGGCATCACCATCACGGTGAGCGCGCGCAATCTCGTCCCGCTGCGGTGCGCGGCGGCGCACCTCGGGATGTCCGAGGCCGCCGACAGGGGCAACCTCGCCGCCAAGCTCGACGCGTTCCTCGCCTCGTGCCTCCTCCGGCGCTGGAAGGACTCGCTGGGCGTGCTCCACTCCACGCGCCACTATGCCCCGCTCTGCGAGGACCTGGGCCTCACGTCTCGCTGCGTCGACGACGTGGCCGCGCTCATCGTCAGCCCGGACACCGCGTTGCCGGCCAAGTCGTCGACGTCGGCGTCGCCGTGGTGGGCGCACGACATCGCCGAGCTGGGCGTCGACCTCTTCTGGCGGATCATGGTCGCTGTCAAGGCCACCGGCGCCGTCCACGAGAAGACCGTCGGCGACGCGCTCAAGGCGTACGCACGGCGGTGGCTGCCCAACGTCGCCAAGGACGGGCTCTCGCTCTCGGCGGACCAGCCGTTCGAGGACCATGACGCCGGCAGTGGCGCGGACGTGAAGCAGGTCACCACGAGGCACTGCCTCCTGCTCGAGAAGATCGTCAGCCTGCTCCCGGCGGAGAGGGACGCCGTCTCCTGCGGCTTCctgctcaagctcctcaaggccgcCAACATCCTGAGCGCGTCCGCGGCGTCCAAGTCAGAGCTGGTCAGGAGGGTGGCGTGGCAGCTGGAGGAGGCCAGCGTCGCCGACCTACTGGTCCCGTCGCTGTCCTGCGTCAGCGAGACGCTGTACGACGTGGACGCCGTGTCGGCCATCCTCGACGAGTTCGCGCTGCGGTGCGCGGCggtgccgccggcgccggcgctggcTCTGTCCAGGAGCACCGACGACGACAGCCCGGCGCACTCGGGCGGGCACCGGCGGTCACGTTCCGCGGAGAGCGTGAGCTTCGACGGCACGCGACGCTCCTTGTCAGCCGCACCCGTGTCGCGGGGCGCTCTGGTGCAGGTGGGCAAGTTGGTGGACGGGTTCTTGATTCAGGTGGCTAAGGACCCCAACATGCCGCTGGACAAGCTGCTCGCCATTGCCGAGGCCGTGCCAGACAGCGCCCGGCCGGAGCACGATGACATGTACAAAGTCGTCGACACATACCTCAAGGTATCCCGTTTTCTTTTCTGTTATTACTCTGCATTTCCATCCATGGTTATATATAAACAAAAATGGTTCGTTGgattgaaacttggctgaaaaacactgtttcggctgaattgtggtgagagaaaaacactgttccggctgaaaaaagaagccgaatatgaggtaagccgaaaaTGGCTGAACTTTGGATTATGTGACAAGATGATATTCTGTGATGAAACATTGCATATTTGCATTGATCTTACTGTATTAATCTTTGTGTTTTGGTTAACTTAATTTATTAGGCGCATCCGGAGATGAGCAAAAGCGCGAGAAAGCGGCTGTGCCGGGTGCTCAACTGCCGGAAGCTGTCGGAGAAGGCGTGCACGCACGCGGCGATGAACGAGCTCCTCCCGCTGCGCGTGGTGGTGCAGGTGCTCTTCTTCGAGCACGCGCGTGCCGCGGTGCTGGCGTCGGGCGGGGGGCACGCCGTGGCCGCGGCGGACCTGCCGAGCAACATCCGGGCGCTGCTGTCCAATAAGTCCGGGTCGTCAGAGGACGAGGAGGCGGACCGCGTGGACGAGCAGCGGCTCCAGGCGCTGGCCGCCGGCGCGTCACCCGGCGACGACTGGAGCGTGGAGGGCCTCCGTCGCGCGGCGTCCAAGATCGCCACGCTGCGGATGAAGCTGGCGGAGGACGAGGACTACGAGGACCGTGACGCTGCCGACGAGTTCGCGCGCAAGGCCGGGCTGGCGCGCAGCGCGTCGCTGCGGTTCAGGGCGTTCTGCGCCATCCCCGCTGGGAAGCCGAAGCGGATGCTCAGCAAGCTGTGGCCGCTGGGCAGAAGCGGCGTTAGCCACTAGTAGCGGCCATTGTTAGGTCCTGTGATCtcctgtttttctttttctttttctttttctgaggGTGATTTGTTTGTCTCTTCTACTAGcaattcttcctcttcctcgtcttCTTTTGAGTTACACTTCCAAGGCAAATTGTACCTTGCATGTAGTTGTAATTTCGACGGCCACAATAAAAGATAGAAATTGCACAGGCAACTTACTCACTGCTCTTATCTGTAAGCTGATTGAGCTTGCCAGCCCAATGATGAACAAATCATGTAATCACTGTCTGCAAATGTGCCCATTCTCATTaggaaaaaaaaaggaacaaactctttttttttctcggtCACGATGATGAGATGATGATGATTGATTTCAGTGCCTCACATTTCATAGTACAGACTACAGAGAGGCCATCTCTGTTTCTAA is from Miscanthus floridulus cultivar M001 chromosome 7, ASM1932011v1, whole genome shotgun sequence and encodes:
- the LOC136467235 gene encoding BTB/POZ domain-containing protein At1g67900-like, with amino-acid sequence MKFMKLGTRPDTFFTADSVRTVCTEVATDLQILVDNCLYHLHKFPLLSKCMLLQALCADAGDVVELPGFPGGAEAFEACTKFCYGITITVSARNLVPLRCAAAHLGMSEAADRGNLAAKLDAFLASCLLRRWKDSLGVLHSTRHYAPLCEDLGLTSRCVDDVAALIVSPDTALPAKSSTSASPWWAHDIAELGVDLFWRIMVAVKATGAVHEKTVGDALKAYARRWLPNVAKDGLSLSADQPFEDHDAGSGADVKQVTTRHCLLLEKIVSLLPAERDAVSCGFLLKLLKAANILSASAASKSELVRRVAWQLEEASVADLLVPSLSCVSETLYDVDAVSAILDEFALRCAAVPPAPALALSRSTDDDSPAHSGGHRRSRSAESVSFDGTRRSLSAAPVSRGALVQVGKLVDGFLIQVAKDPNMPLDKLLAIAEAVPDSARPEHDDMYKVVDTYLKAHPEMSKSARKRLCRVLNCRKLSEKACTHAAMNELLPLRVVVQVLFFEHARAAVLASGGGHAVAAADLPSNIRALLSNKSGSSEDEEADRVDEQRLQALAAGASPGDDWSVEGLRRAASKIATLRMKLAEDEDYEDRDAADEFARKAGLARSASLRFRAFCAIPAGKPKRMLSKLWPLGRSGVSH